Proteins encoded together in one Bacillota bacterium window:
- a CDS encoding glycerol dehydrogenase: protein MIRGQFAVGRYIQGPGALSRCGEFMPVKRGKVLFLADEIVMGLTHDQFASSVADAGLCAVPCLFGGECSEEEIHRVRERAVSSDVALIAGAGGGKCIDTARMVSHFLELPLVSIPTIAATNSATSSLAAVYSEDHSYRYAVKVGRTPELAVVDTRIIAQAPVRFLVAGMGDALCPKYEGRAMQLSGKLTVHGTRPSDTALAISEMAHEIILEKGSLAMMSVQHKRVTPALEDTVEAILFLSELGAEGGGGTAVGHGLHAAFTVLPELKAVYHGERAVFGLIVQLILEDRPLWEISRIQDFCVEVGLPVTLAQLRITNGVEEALGKVVRKACEPGGYVHNMPFPVTEESLTGAIHAADALGRKALARSNGSTSERGWRDS from the coding sequence ATGATTAGAGGGCAGTTCGCGGTCGGGCGGTACATACAAGGCCCCGGCGCTCTATCTCGATGTGGTGAGTTCATGCCGGTCAAACGCGGGAAGGTGCTCTTCCTGGCTGACGAGATCGTGATGGGACTCACGCACGACCAATTTGCATCGAGCGTTGCAGACGCCGGCCTGTGCGCTGTCCCTTGCCTGTTTGGAGGAGAGTGTTCCGAGGAAGAAATCCATCGGGTGCGTGAGCGCGCGGTCTCCAGTGATGTCGCTCTGATTGCGGGCGCTGGCGGAGGCAAGTGTATAGACACTGCCAGGATGGTGAGTCACTTCCTTGAATTGCCCTTGGTGTCCATACCGACCATTGCTGCGACCAACTCCGCTACTAGTAGCTTGGCGGCAGTATACTCGGAGGACCATTCCTACAGGTACGCAGTGAAGGTGGGTCGGACTCCCGAACTTGCCGTGGTCGACACACGGATTATTGCGCAAGCCCCGGTCCGATTTCTCGTGGCGGGGATGGGCGACGCGCTCTGCCCGAAATACGAAGGCCGTGCAATGCAACTCTCTGGCAAACTGACTGTGCACGGGACCAGGCCAAGCGACACAGCCTTGGCGATTTCGGAGATGGCCCATGAGATCATCCTGGAGAAGGGATCTCTCGCCATGATGTCTGTCCAGCACAAGCGTGTTACCCCTGCTCTCGAGGATACAGTCGAGGCCATTCTGTTCCTCAGCGAGCTGGGCGCGGAAGGGGGAGGAGGCACCGCGGTCGGTCATGGCCTGCACGCCGCGTTCACCGTCCTTCCTGAGCTGAAGGCTGTGTACCACGGCGAGAGGGCGGTCTTCGGCCTGATCGTCCAGTTGATACTGGAAGACCGGCCTCTTTGGGAAATCTCGCGTATTCAGGACTTCTGCGTCGAGGTCGGACTCCCCGTCACGTTGGCTCAGCTTCGTATCACAAACGGCGTTGAGGAGGCTCTCGGCAAGGTTGTGCGGAAGGCATGCGAGCCTGGCGGCTACGTTCACAACATGCCTTTCCCGGTGACAGAAGAGTCCCTCACGGGAGCCATACATGCTGCTGATGCACTGGGACGAAAGGCCCTCGCGCGATCAAACGGCAGTACGTCAGAGAGGGGGTGGCGCGACTCCTAG
- a CDS encoding IclR family transcriptional regulator produces the protein MNTKRDEKGTLRIADRIIDVLECFTVDQHEWGVTELANHLGMHKSVIHRILSSLDARGYVRRNPHTKTYTLGLRCLDLGYTVLERMDVRTVALPYMRELVRTVNETVMLHIVDGDQALCIAKVESSQGLKCTSRLGSRVPLHAGAVTKLLLAYLPDEQVERILARPLKRFTEYTVTDPVVLRAQLEQIRRDGYCVTAQEVDLGSIGPAAPIRDHTGAVIASMSVSAPIIRMPDEKLNQVVQLLLATVEQVSGELGYHGPTSERARETAASLEET, from the coding sequence ATGAACACCAAACGTGATGAAAAAGGCACCCTTCGCATAGCAGACCGGATCATTGACGTGCTGGAGTGTTTCACCGTGGATCAGCACGAGTGGGGCGTGACCGAACTAGCCAATCATCTAGGCATGCACAAGAGCGTCATCCACCGAATCCTCTCGTCTCTCGATGCCCGCGGCTACGTGCGGCGCAACCCTCACACCAAGACATATACCCTCGGGCTCAGGTGCCTCGACCTGGGATACACAGTCCTGGAGCGAATGGACGTCAGAACCGTGGCTCTTCCCTACATGAGGGAGCTGGTCAGAACAGTCAACGAGACGGTGATGCTGCACATCGTTGATGGGGATCAGGCCTTGTGCATCGCGAAGGTCGAGAGTTCTCAAGGACTCAAATGCACATCCCGGTTGGGAAGCCGCGTCCCTCTTCATGCAGGGGCCGTCACCAAGCTGCTTCTGGCTTACCTCCCCGATGAGCAGGTGGAGCGAATCCTGGCGCGCCCGTTGAAGCGGTTCACTGAGTACACGGTTACTGACCCAGTGGTGCTCCGTGCCCAACTCGAGCAGATACGTCGCGACGGTTACTGCGTGACCGCGCAAGAAGTGGACCTCGGGTCCATAGGACCGGCGGCTCCCATCCGGGACCACACCGGGGCCGTGATAGCCTCGATGAGCGTGTCCGCACCGATAATTCGAATGCCTGACGAGAAGCTCAACCAAGTGGTCCAGCTTCTTCTGGCCACGGTGGAGCAGGTATCCGGGGAGCTAGGGTATCACGGGCCGACTTCTGAACGTGCCCGTGAAACTGCCGCTTCACTTGAAGAAACCTAG
- a CDS encoding amidohydrolase — MDVKEAAGDMPADVDLLVSADEMLTSDCGIAQNMAVAIHGGRIVDMGPRGDMARKYRARETVDGSGKLLMPGLIDAHTHVCQQLLRGRLFNERPMIWTRILVPFESNLRPDEVHAGAMLAGVEMIRAGITCFADSGGPHMDQVAEAMIELGLRAVLSRSTMDTGDAIPTSMKESTGDAISRTEELHAEYDGAGDGRIRIWFALRQLMTSTPELVAGVLDKAKEKDTGIHIHLAEHRGEVDHCLVRYGRRPAEWLDDMGVAGDRLLAAHSVLLTDREVRMLAERGAHPVHCPRANLQSHGFPKATLFREFGAQVGMGSDGAAGGPLDLFSSMRLLYLACRCYFGLPVHDATAMSARDLIGFVTSGGAAAVRMSDTIGSIEKGKAADIILIDLHQSHLSPITPTIDSYVSFIQPADVSDVIVAGSVLMRDRRILCVDEEHVMARALEARESVFRRAGL; from the coding sequence ATGGATGTGAAGGAAGCGGCAGGGGACATGCCTGCGGACGTTGATCTTCTGGTAAGTGCGGATGAGATGCTCACCAGCGACTGCGGGATAGCGCAGAACATGGCTGTCGCCATCCACGGAGGGCGCATTGTCGATATGGGCCCACGTGGGGACATGGCAAGGAAGTACAGGGCCCGAGAGACTGTCGACGGCAGTGGGAAGCTTCTAATGCCCGGCCTCATTGACGCTCATACGCATGTGTGCCAGCAGCTTCTCCGTGGAAGGCTCTTCAACGAACGACCCATGATCTGGACCAGGATACTGGTCCCCTTCGAGAGCAATCTGAGGCCCGATGAAGTCCATGCCGGCGCCATGCTCGCGGGAGTCGAGATGATCCGCGCCGGGATAACCTGCTTTGCCGATTCCGGTGGGCCGCACATGGACCAGGTTGCCGAGGCAATGATAGAACTCGGGCTGAGGGCTGTCTTGTCCCGTTCGACCATGGACACTGGAGACGCCATTCCGACGTCGATGAAGGAATCCACCGGCGATGCTATCTCCAGGACCGAGGAACTCCACGCGGAGTATGACGGCGCTGGGGATGGCAGAATCCGAATCTGGTTCGCGCTCCGGCAACTCATGACGTCCACCCCCGAGCTGGTCGCAGGAGTCCTCGACAAGGCGAAAGAGAAGGACACCGGCATCCACATCCATCTCGCGGAACACCGCGGGGAAGTGGACCATTGTCTGGTCAGATATGGCAGAAGGCCAGCTGAATGGCTGGACGACATGGGTGTGGCCGGCGACCGACTGCTAGCGGCCCACTCGGTTCTCCTTACCGACCGGGAAGTCAGGATGCTCGCGGAACGGGGCGCTCACCCGGTGCACTGTCCGAGGGCGAACCTCCAGAGCCACGGATTCCCCAAAGCCACGCTCTTCCGGGAATTCGGCGCCCAGGTCGGGATGGGCAGTGACGGCGCGGCTGGGGGGCCGCTGGATCTCTTCTCCAGCATGCGACTGCTCTACCTGGCCTGCCGCTGCTACTTCGGCCTTCCCGTGCATGACGCCACGGCAATGAGCGCCCGGGACCTTATCGGTTTCGTGACGTCGGGAGGGGCGGCGGCCGTACGCATGTCGGATACGATCGGGTCGATTGAGAAAGGCAAAGCGGCCGATATCATCCTCATAGACCTGCACCAGTCTCATCTCTCTCCAATCACGCCCACCATCGATTCATACGTGAGCTTCATCCAGCCAGCCGATGTGAGTGATGTCATCGTTGCCGGTAGCGTCCTGATGCGCGACCGGCGCATTCTCTGCGTGGACGAGGAGCACGTGATGGCAAGAGCACTCGAGGCCCGCGAATCCGTGTTTCGGAGGGCTGGTCTCTGA
- a CDS encoding 4Fe-4S binding protein, translating into MKTRQTGNIIQAFIITVWLVSFALAFVNFARFGSLMYLGLIMTLGTMPLAWKYGRIYCGWICPMGGVLDNVVARASRGNRPPRWIRASHLRIGAFIFFAGLGLFYWHRFPRGLALGWRGVVLGPPMLLLMSMMVVAVAVGILYRKRVFCAHLCPVGFIVAGISRGSDYDLRRTEKCLDCGKCERVCVLDDKTWPGKKSAGPECIRCMECSFACPAQAITFADGRGAS; encoded by the coding sequence GTGAAAACAAGACAGACAGGCAACATCATTCAAGCATTCATCATCACCGTTTGGCTCGTATCGTTTGCCCTTGCCTTCGTGAACTTCGCCCGCTTTGGGAGCCTCATGTATCTGGGGCTCATCATGACGCTGGGCACCATGCCCCTGGCATGGAAATACGGACGGATATACTGCGGCTGGATCTGCCCCATGGGCGGTGTGCTAGACAACGTAGTGGCAAGGGCGTCGCGGGGAAACCGGCCGCCTCGGTGGATCAGGGCATCGCACCTGCGTATCGGGGCCTTCATATTCTTCGCCGGTTTGGGCCTATTCTATTGGCATCGCTTCCCGCGAGGCCTTGCGCTCGGATGGCGAGGGGTGGTTCTCGGCCCTCCCATGCTTCTTCTCATGTCCATGATGGTCGTAGCCGTTGCTGTGGGAATCCTCTACCGCAAGCGAGTATTCTGCGCTCACCTCTGCCCGGTCGGCTTCATCGTGGCCGGGATCTCCCGGGGAAGCGACTACGACCTTCGGCGAACCGAGAAGTGTCTAGACTGCGGCAAGTGCGAGCGCGTGTGCGTGCTGGACGACAAGACCTGGCCCGGCAAGAAGTCGGCTGGGCCGGAGTGCATTCGGTGTATGGAGTGTTCTTTCGCCTGTCCGGCTCAGGCCATCACCTTTGCCGACGGGCGCGGGGCTTCGTGA
- a CDS encoding metalloregulator ArsR/SmtB family transcription factor produces MDEVQQRLFQLHAEICKTLASPKRLEILHWLRGGEKSVDELAELTRMQKSSLSQHLALMRDKRLVEARRQGLYVFYRVSNLRILQACDILKDVLREYLEAAQEIASLLATDDKKASLTDEGDRQ; encoded by the coding sequence ATGGACGAAGTCCAACAACGGCTATTCCAACTCCATGCAGAGATCTGCAAGACCCTCGCGAGTCCGAAGCGACTGGAGATCCTCCACTGGCTGCGCGGGGGAGAGAAATCCGTGGATGAACTCGCGGAGCTCACAAGGATGCAGAAGTCCAGCCTCTCGCAGCACCTGGCCTTGATGCGAGACAAGCGACTGGTGGAAGCCAGACGACAGGGATTATATGTCTTCTACCGAGTGAGCAACCTAAGAATCCTGCAAGCATGCGATATCTTGAAGGATGTTCTGAGGGAGTATCTTGAGGCAGCTCAGGAGATAGCGTCGCTTCTCGCCACCGACGACAAAAAGGCAAGCTTGACGGACGAAGGAGATCGCCAGTGA
- a CDS encoding TRAP transporter large permease, whose translation MSGWWLLIAFGVLTVMGIPIAFSLGASCVAFFVLNGIPLSTMPRIMMSLYETFPFLAIPFFALAGQLMNLGGITVRIFDFAKTVAGHIPGGLAHANVVASMIFAGMSGSAVADSAGLGTIEIQAMREDGYDPDFSAAITAASSTVGPIIPPSIPFVLYGAMANVSVGALFLAGAIPGILMGLSLMAVVYVIALKRGYGVCEKPTFHGALRSFMYAVPALATPVLILGGIVLGVCTPTEAAVIAVLYALFLGLIVYREMTPRDVLRIIGRVARTVGMVALLSCTATVFGWILTYEGIPQAIAQAMTSISPNRYVLLLIINLLLLLVGCFMDTTPALIVLVPILLPMITAFGIDRVHFGVVMVLNLMIGLLTPPVGLCTFIVSDIAKRPFECVVKATLPFMAILIAVLMLVTYFPDITLFLPRLLLR comes from the coding sequence ATGAGCGGATGGTGGCTTCTGATCGCCTTCGGGGTTCTGACTGTCATGGGCATCCCCATAGCGTTCTCGCTGGGCGCTTCCTGCGTCGCCTTCTTCGTGCTGAACGGGATCCCCCTTTCCACAATGCCGCGCATCATGATGAGTCTGTATGAGACCTTCCCGTTCCTGGCGATACCGTTCTTCGCCCTGGCTGGGCAGCTAATGAATCTCGGCGGCATCACTGTCCGCATATTCGACTTCGCAAAGACTGTCGCCGGCCACATACCGGGCGGCCTCGCCCACGCGAACGTGGTGGCGAGCATGATCTTCGCCGGCATGAGTGGCTCCGCGGTGGCAGACAGCGCGGGCCTGGGCACCATCGAGATACAGGCAATGCGCGAAGACGGGTATGACCCGGACTTCTCGGCCGCGATAACCGCGGCATCCTCCACGGTGGGCCCCATCATACCGCCGAGCATTCCTTTTGTTCTGTATGGCGCGATGGCTAACGTCTCCGTCGGAGCGCTGTTCCTCGCCGGAGCCATCCCGGGCATATTGATGGGCCTGTCACTCATGGCAGTGGTGTATGTGATAGCCCTGAAACGAGGGTATGGGGTGTGTGAGAAGCCCACGTTTCACGGGGCACTCAGGTCGTTCATGTACGCTGTCCCGGCATTGGCCACTCCGGTCCTGATTCTGGGCGGAATCGTGCTCGGAGTGTGCACACCCACTGAGGCTGCCGTGATAGCAGTGCTCTACGCCCTCTTCCTGGGGCTGATCGTATACAGGGAGATGACCCCCAGGGACGTACTGCGTATCATAGGTAGAGTCGCCCGGACCGTGGGCATGGTAGCACTCCTGTCCTGCACCGCCACGGTTTTCGGGTGGATACTCACTTACGAAGGGATACCACAGGCTATCGCCCAGGCGATGACGTCGATATCGCCCAACCGGTATGTGCTGCTTCTGATCATCAACCTTCTCCTGTTGCTTGTCGGGTGTTTCATGGACACCACGCCTGCCCTGATAGTGCTGGTTCCCATCCTCCTCCCCATGATCACGGCGTTCGGCATAGACCGGGTGCACTTCGGAGTTGTGATGGTGCTGAATCTCATGATCGGGCTTCTGACTCCTCCGGTTGGACTGTGCACGTTCATTGTCTCTGATATAGCCAAGCGCCCATTTGAGTGCGTCGTCAAAGCCACTCTGCCGTTCATGGCGATTCTCATAGCAGTCCTGATGCTTGTTACATACTTCCCTGACATCACCCTGTTCCTCCCACGCCTGCTTCTCAGATAA
- a CDS encoding TRAP transporter small permease has protein sequence MKALLKATSVGLELGVRAVMIIMVSVVTLQIVMRYVVGKPLMWSEELARLSYAWFSYLGVALATSEQSHLRVSFFADKAPARVRRALTLFSQVIILLFCAAVGWQTLQMPRIMGTIRMYSLGVPLWWLLVAIVPGFLASILYTLDQMKRGTPPEGGDR, from the coding sequence TTGAAGGCTCTTCTGAAGGCCACCTCCGTGGGTCTAGAGCTCGGGGTCCGGGCGGTCATGATAATCATGGTCTCGGTCGTGACTCTTCAGATTGTCATGCGGTATGTGGTCGGCAAACCGCTGATGTGGAGCGAGGAACTGGCCAGACTCTCGTACGCATGGTTTTCCTACTTAGGAGTCGCACTTGCCACCAGCGAGCAATCTCATCTGAGGGTCAGTTTCTTTGCCGATAAGGCACCGGCTCGAGTACGGCGGGCGCTGACGCTCTTCAGCCAGGTCATCATCCTGCTGTTCTGTGCCGCAGTCGGCTGGCAAACTCTCCAGATGCCGCGGATCATGGGTACCATAAGGATGTACAGTCTCGGGGTCCCCCTATGGTGGCTCCTGGTTGCCATCGTCCCTGGGTTCCTGGCGTCGATACTCTACACTCTGGACCAGATGAAACGCGGAACACCACCTGAGGGGGGAGACCGATGA
- a CDS encoding TRAP transporter substrate-binding protein — protein MRKLLVSLAVLALLTCISGGVLGARVMRVGHEGSTESLDHIALLKFAELVEAKTNGEITVKIFPMNQLGSFFTQLQNLKQGLQEGHVNGLGFPGHLVPEFFLFNTAFALRGFDENARVINGPAGQEIRAKLIKDHGIRLISVGGWRRGARQLLSKKPIRSVEDVKGLKIRVPETPSYIAAWEAVGASPTPVAFGEVYLALQQGVVDAMECPLDLIYAQKFYECAKYISLTSHLAELLALGVNEKFYQSLTPAQQRALEEAAAEAGAYNKEMVDKLQEEYMEKMKAAGVTFIEVDKDAFWAKGQRAPYVLEEKGIWPKGFYDRVLKSLN, from the coding sequence ATGAGAAAACTGCTTGTCTCACTGGCCGTGTTAGCGCTTCTGACCTGCATATCAGGAGGCGTGCTCGGAGCCAGGGTAATGCGGGTGGGACACGAGGGGAGCACTGAGAGTCTCGATCACATAGCGCTCCTCAAGTTCGCAGAACTGGTTGAAGCGAAGACCAACGGGGAGATCACCGTCAAGATATTCCCCATGAACCAGCTAGGCAGCTTCTTCACACAGCTTCAGAACCTCAAACAGGGACTCCAGGAAGGTCACGTGAACGGACTGGGCTTCCCCGGCCACCTGGTCCCTGAGTTCTTCCTCTTCAACACAGCTTTCGCGCTCCGGGGCTTTGATGAGAACGCGCGGGTAATCAACGGTCCTGCCGGGCAGGAGATAAGGGCCAAACTCATAAAGGATCACGGCATTCGACTCATCTCTGTTGGCGGCTGGCGGCGCGGAGCCCGGCAACTGCTTTCCAAGAAGCCCATCAGATCGGTGGAAGACGTGAAGGGATTGAAGATCCGTGTCCCAGAGACCCCATCATACATCGCCGCATGGGAGGCTGTAGGGGCATCTCCGACTCCCGTCGCGTTCGGTGAGGTCTACCTGGCTCTTCAACAGGGAGTTGTCGATGCTATGGAGTGCCCTCTGGACTTGATCTACGCGCAGAAGTTCTACGAATGCGCCAAGTATATCTCCCTGACTTCTCACTTGGCCGAGCTTCTGGCATTGGGCGTCAACGAGAAGTTCTACCAGAGCCTTACCCCGGCTCAGCAGCGCGCCCTGGAGGAGGCGGCCGCCGAAGCGGGGGCTTACAACAAGGAGATGGTCGATAAGCTTCAGGAGGAGTACATGGAGAAGATGAAGGCGGCCGGGGTCACCTTCATCGAGGTAGATAAGGATGCATTTTGGGCGAAAGGGCAGCGGGCGCCCTACGTGCTAGAAGAGAAGGGCATCTGGCCCAAGGGATTCTATGACCGCGTATTGAAGTCCCTCAACTAG
- a CDS encoding 5-deoxy-glucuronate isomerase, whose translation MIVHKPYIQREGYTPIVEKAKGESVKIDFGLLYLGEGKSYKGRTEGNEVGLVILSGRCTVEAGGSVFRDIGDRQDVFSGPAHTVYLPPGTEYTVTTRSWADIAVCSTPCDKRGSVRLVRPDEVSYRSVGQFHWRRDAYYMVEPRTGAHTLRVGEVIFPPGHWTLPPHNHDEEEEIYFYRIRPSHGFGLQLIYTDDGSINETRMVRDNDTIVVPRGYHPVAASPGDAVCVLWIMAPALERTPLVLHPDPRYSWAGNWDFLVK comes from the coding sequence GTGATCGTACATAAGCCCTATATCCAGCGTGAGGGGTACACGCCTATCGTGGAGAAGGCAAAGGGTGAGAGCGTCAAAATAGACTTCGGCCTGCTATACCTAGGCGAAGGTAAGTCCTACAAGGGCCGCACCGAGGGGAACGAGGTCGGACTTGTCATCCTGAGCGGACGATGCACGGTGGAAGCTGGCGGAAGTGTCTTCCGCGACATCGGCGACCGGCAGGACGTGTTCTCGGGCCCGGCCCACACCGTTTACCTGCCACCGGGCACGGAGTACACGGTGACTACCAGGTCCTGGGCGGATATCGCCGTCTGCTCCACTCCTTGTGACAAGAGGGGATCGGTGAGGCTTGTCCGGCCTGACGAGGTTTCTTACAGGTCGGTGGGGCAGTTCCACTGGAGACGCGACGCGTACTACATGGTAGAGCCACGGACAGGGGCACACACACTGCGCGTCGGCGAAGTCATTTTCCCCCCGGGCCACTGGACACTCCCGCCCCACAACCATGACGAGGAGGAAGAGATCTACTTCTACCGCATCAGGCCGTCTCATGGGTTTGGGTTGCAGCTGATCTACACCGACGACGGCTCCATAAACGAGACCCGAATGGTCCGGGATAACGACACCATAGTCGTCCCCAGAGGGTATCACCCTGTGGCAGCATCACCGGGCGATGCGGTGTGCGTGCTCTGGATCATGGCACCTGCGCTTGAGAGGACGCCGTTGGTACTGCATCCTGACCCTCGGTACTCATGGGCCGGTAACTGGGACTTCCTTGTCAAGTAA
- a CDS encoding sugar phosphate isomerase/epimerase encodes MYLCFHSIAFSPAGVWSNAYSLMDAASAIARIGYSGVEMTAARPHAWPPDLDGSTRRTIRKELDNLGLRVSAVCPLIAPALNPASPFPNEYKDARDHVLSCVRLAADLGSPLVVYPAGYVIRGTSSEEAWKRSCETLAAAAEVGRKEGVALAVEAIRRCSSNLLWNSDQALRMKSDVGAANVGFTMDTFHVWAEGEQPADVIRKYGNSLLHVHMEDASATGTERRVPGAGARDLPGVVRCLMEGGYEGAISVELWGLDPVETAEMSFRYLAPLVEARV; translated from the coding sequence GTGTATCTCTGCTTTCACAGCATTGCGTTCAGTCCGGCCGGCGTATGGAGCAACGCCTACAGTCTCATGGATGCAGCAAGTGCTATTGCCCGGATAGGGTATTCCGGCGTCGAGATGACTGCGGCACGCCCGCACGCGTGGCCACCTGACCTGGATGGCTCGACGCGCCGCACCATCAGGAAGGAGCTGGACAACCTCGGCCTTCGAGTGTCGGCTGTGTGTCCGCTGATTGCCCCGGCCCTGAACCCCGCAAGCCCCTTCCCAAACGAGTACAAGGATGCCCGGGATCACGTGCTTTCGTGTGTTCGGCTCGCGGCGGACCTGGGCTCTCCTCTGGTTGTGTACCCCGCGGGATACGTGATCCGCGGCACCTCGAGTGAGGAGGCCTGGAAGCGATCATGTGAGACCCTTGCGGCTGCGGCCGAAGTCGGGAGAAAGGAAGGGGTTGCCCTCGCAGTGGAGGCGATCCGGCGATGCTCATCGAATCTGCTGTGGAACTCCGACCAGGCCCTTAGGATGAAGTCCGATGTTGGTGCAGCAAACGTTGGGTTCACCATGGACACGTTTCACGTGTGGGCAGAAGGCGAGCAACCGGCGGACGTCATCCGCAAGTATGGCAACTCGCTCCTCCACGTGCACATGGAAGATGCATCAGCGACTGGCACTGAAAGGCGAGTGCCTGGGGCTGGCGCCCGGGATCTGCCCGGAGTCGTGCGATGCCTCATGGAAGGAGGCTATGAAGGAGCCATCTCAGTGGAACTGTGGGGGCTGGACCCGGTGGAAACCGCTGAGATGAGTTTCCGGTACCTGGCCCCTCTGGTTGAGGCCAGAGTCTGA
- the xylB gene encoding xylulokinase, translated as MYLLGLDIGTGGCKATLMDFQGNVIYSGTREYPTHYPKEGWAEQDPEDWYNSACALLRDIVGRGVPAEDITAMCVSAATHTAVLLDDKLAVVRRAILWTDQRSAPQSERLHRELGEEILEITCNKVSPVWTLPQLEWVRENEPDIWARVSSIMFAKDYVRWRLTATRSTDWIDAAGSMLFDPCRQAWSERLCEILSLPAACLPPTTPPESVVGTIIPAAAVETGLSTRTLVVTGTTDTALEVFGAGALDSGQATLKLATAGRVCAITERPHPHPHLFNYRHVLRDRWYPGTGTKSCASSFRWFRDVFCGCESEVARIAGQNAYELIDSEAAKAPVGAEGLLFHPYLLGELSPYNDPHLKASFTGITMRHSKAHFARAVLEGVALSLLDSMSVLEELAIPINDIRVIGGGARSALWRQIICDAIGRSVSKPRVDDSSFGGAMLAGIGAGVFADARTAVTQCVRLSDPTVPNPDNHLTYRTILGRYKAVHDCMAEVYHKG; from the coding sequence ATGTACCTCCTTGGTCTGGACATCGGGACTGGCGGCTGTAAGGCCACACTAATGGACTTCCAGGGGAACGTCATCTACTCAGGCACTCGGGAATACCCGACTCACTACCCAAAAGAGGGGTGGGCTGAACAGGACCCTGAGGATTGGTACAATTCGGCATGTGCCCTTCTCAGGGACATTGTCGGGCGAGGAGTCCCGGCGGAGGATATAACAGCTATGTGCGTGAGCGCTGCCACCCACACTGCTGTCCTTCTAGACGACAAGCTGGCCGTGGTGAGGCGGGCCATCCTGTGGACAGACCAGAGAAGTGCCCCTCAGTCTGAAAGGCTGCATCGTGAGTTGGGCGAGGAAATCCTGGAGATCACCTGCAACAAAGTAAGCCCCGTCTGGACTCTGCCCCAGCTTGAATGGGTGAGAGAGAATGAACCTGATATCTGGGCCAGAGTATCCAGCATCATGTTCGCCAAGGACTACGTCAGGTGGAGACTCACGGCGACACGCTCTACCGATTGGATAGACGCCGCAGGCTCCATGTTGTTCGATCCTTGCCGACAGGCATGGTCGGAACGGCTGTGCGAGATTCTCTCGTTGCCAGCTGCTTGCCTTCCTCCGACGACTCCACCTGAGAGCGTGGTCGGAACCATCATACCTGCGGCTGCGGTCGAGACGGGGCTTTCCACGCGTACTCTGGTAGTCACAGGCACCACTGACACAGCGCTCGAGGTGTTCGGAGCGGGCGCGCTCGACTCTGGCCAGGCGACACTGAAACTGGCGACGGCAGGCAGAGTATGCGCGATCACCGAGAGACCGCATCCGCACCCTCACCTGTTCAACTACAGACACGTGCTGCGAGACAGATGGTACCCAGGCACAGGAACGAAGTCATGTGCCTCCTCATTCAGATGGTTCAGGGACGTGTTCTGCGGGTGCGAGTCCGAAGTTGCCAGGATCGCGGGCCAGAATGCGTACGAGCTGATAGACTCAGAAGCAGCGAAAGCCCCGGTCGGGGCCGAAGGGCTTCTGTTCCATCCCTACCTTCTGGGCGAACTCTCACCGTACAATGACCCCCACCTCAAGGCGAGTTTCACCGGCATAACCATGAGGCACTCGAAAGCGCACTTCGCAAGGGCCGTCCTGGAAGGTGTGGCGTTGTCCCTCCTGGACTCCATGTCAGTTCTCGAAGAGCTTGCGATTCCCATCAATGATATTAGAGTCATCGGTGGAGGGGCCAGGAGCGCACTGTGGCGTCAGATAATCTGCGATGCCATAGGGCGCAGCGTGTCCAAGCCGCGCGTGGATGATTCCTCGTTTGGCGGGGCAATGTTGGCCGGCATAGGTGCAGGTGTGTTTGCAGACGCGAGGACTGCGGTGACCCAGTGTGTCAGGTTGAGTGACCCAACCGTCCCCAACCCAGACAACCACCTGACATACAGAACCATCTTGGGCAGATACAAGGCAGTCCACGACTGTATGGCGGAAGTGTATCACAAGGGATAG